A genomic region of Platichthys flesus chromosome 4, fPlaFle2.1, whole genome shotgun sequence contains the following coding sequences:
- the gkup gene encoding glucuronokinase with putative uridyl pyrophosphorylase, with protein sequence MICILLVAGHGTVLETQIKNDDTGLYSHLAGVPKALLPGTGGKKILDFWWENVNMRQLFTEVYLVTNADKYKYYERWATANDFPVENVVNDGSTTLEDRLGAVADLELAIRSRKLQDDIMVIAGDMLCADQNFDIAQVIRFFRSKPGELIIYYELEESEKSSSRGIVEVCPDTHRITRFSEKPQDGLTSSRLASVVFYCIQRDTLSYLSDFLSLQPQATDRSFGRFWEWLINEKGLDVYGMKLPTGFQLIGQVGLSDYTKWLTHYSSKQQDNAPKPITCRSYARVGLMGNPSDGFNGKTIAMSISNFWAEVTLVESQTLVLVPHPLNDPTEFGSLQDLFCISRKEGYLGGLRLLQATCKKFYQFCSKQGIALTKQNFTLKYDTNIPRQVGLAGSSAIVSATLKCLMKFYNITDNDLPKPVRANFILNVETDELFITAGLQDRVVQVYEGLVYMDFSKKLMEEQGYGNYVAMNMSSLPLFWLAYLSDPSDSGRIHSNIRQRWLSGEPLVVEAMTNFAELTDQARTALQHRDWSRLAQLMDQNFELRRSVYTEDCLGPGNLKMVQLARQFGSAVKLPGSGGAVVGLCLDQARLVEMRQAFQEAGCVFCVIAPYNPSASAAGDQC encoded by the exons ATGATCTGCATTCTGCTGGTGGCCGGTCACGGCACCGTCCTGGAGACACAGATCAAG AACGATGACACAGGCCTGTACAGCCACCTGGCCGGGGTACCGAAGGCCCTGCTTCCTGGCACCGGAGGGAAGAAGATTCTCGACTTTTGGTGGGAAAACGTCAACAT GCGGCAGCTGTTCACAGAGGTGTACCTGGTCACTAACGCAGACAA GTACAAGTACTATGAGCGCTGGGCCACAGCTAACGACTTCCCAGTGGAGAATGTGGTAAACGATGGGAGCACGACGCTGGAAGACCGCCTGGGGGCCGTGGCCGACCTGGAGCTGGCCATACGCAGTCGCAAGCTGCAGGACGACATCATGGTG ATTGCTGGAGACATGCTGTGTGCGGACCAGAACTTTGACATTGCTCAGGTTATCCGCTTCTTCAGGTCAAAG cctGGAGAGCTAATCATTTACTACGAGTTGGAGGAAAGTGAGAAGAGCAGCTCCAGGGGCATCGTGGAGGTTTGCCCTGACACCCACAG AATAACTCGCTTTTCGGAGAAGCCCCAGGATGGTCTGACATCATCGCGACTGGCCAGCGTGGTGTTTTACTGCATCCAGAGAGACACGCTGTCCTACCTGTCTGACTTCCTCAGCCTGCAGCCTCAAGCCACAGACAGGAGCTTCGGCCGATTCTGG GAGTGGCTCATCAATGAGAAGGGGCTGGATGTGTATGGGATGAAGCTGCCTACTGGCTTCCAGCTTATCGGACAAGTG GGCCTGTCAGACTACACCAAGTGGCTCACTCACTACTCATCCAAGCAGCAGGACAATGCTCCTAAACCGATCACATGCAGGTCATATGCCAG GGTTGGATTGATGGGGAATCCCTCCGACGGTTTCAATGGGAAAACCATCGCCATGTCCATCTCTAACTTCTGGGCCGAGGTCACTCTGGTGGAGAGCCAGACTTTG GTTTTGGTTCCTCATCCTCTCAACGATCCTACAGAGTTTGGAAGCCTGCAAGATCTGTTCTGTATCAGCAGGAAGGAAGG ATACCTGGGAGGTCTGCGGCTGCTGCAGGCCACCTGTAAGAAGTTCTACCAGTTCTGCTCCAAACAAGG TATTGCTCTGACAAAGCAGAACTTCACCCTGAAGTACGACACCAACATCCCTCGGCAGGTG GGCCTTGCTGGAAGCAG TGCCATTGTCTCAGCGACCCTGAAGTGTCTAATGAAATTCTACAACATCACGGACAAT GATCTCCCCAAACCAGTCCGAGCCAACTTCATCCTCAACGTGGAGACGGATGAACTTTTCATTACTGCTGGTTTGCAGGATAGAGTTGTTCAG GTCTATGAAGGTTTAGTCTATATGGATTTCAGCAAAAAGCTCATGGAGGAGCAGGGCTATG GGAATTATGTTGCTATGAACATGAGTAGCCTTCCACTGTTCTGGCTGGCGTACCTGAGTGACCCCAGTGACTCCGGACGCATCCACAGCAACATCCGACAGCGCTGGCTCAGTG GCGAGCCTCTGGTCGTTGAAGCCATGACAAATTTTGCAGAGCTGACTGATCAAGCGAG GACGgccctgcagcacagagacTGGAGCCGTCTGGCCCAACTGATGGACCAGAACTTTGAGCTCAGGAG GTCTGTCTACACCGAAGACTGTCTGGGTCCTGGGAATCTCAAGATGGTTCAGCTGGCGAGGCAG TTTGGCTCAGCAGTGAAGTTACCAGGCAGTGGGGGAGCTGTGGTGGGTCTCTGTCTGGACCAGGCCAGACTG GTGGAGATGAGGCAGGCTTTCCAGGAGGCCGGCTGTGTCTTCTGTGTCATCGCACCATACAACCCATCTGCCAGCGCAGCTGGTGATCAGTGCTAA
- the usf1 gene encoding upstream stimulatory factor 1 isoform X1: MCVFVCSQQKSPEPDGSVTISEEGSVATAEDPAAIATIQSAATFSDQPIKYLFKTEGAGGQVTYRVIQVSDGQLEAQTDGAAAVSLVTGFPATSQAVTQAVFSQSEALEGDGSAETQYTYYPATIADASTGTMVTTVQASDTLLGQTTPTGQVYVMMSPQEVLTGSNQRTIAPRTQPYIAKQEAPRASRDDKRRAQHNEVERRRRDKINNWIVQLSKTIPDCNVDYTKTGQSKGGILSKACDYIKELRQSNHKMGEDIGTLDRLRIDNQLLRQEVDDWKSKNQILRNLLRQHGVVGSSSTDPQ, from the exons atgtgtgtgtttgtgtgcagccaACAGAAGAGCCCCGAGCCTGATGGGAGTGTGACCATCAGCGAAGAAG GGTCCGTGGCCACTGCAGAGGATCCAGCTGCTATTGCCACCATTCAGTCTGCCGCCACGTTCTCTGACCAGCCCATCAAGTATCTCTTCAAGACAGAAGGAGCAGGCGGGCAG GTGACCTACAGAGTGATCCAGGTGTCAGATGGCCAGTTGGAGGCCCAGACAGACGGAGCTGCAGCGGTCAGCCTTGTCACTGGTTTCCCTGCAACCAGTCAGGCTGTCACACAG GCTGTGTTCTCCCAGTCGGAGGCGTTGGAGGGAGACGGCAGTGCTGAGACTCAGTACACGTACTACCCTGCCACCATCGCAGACGCCTCAACTGGCACAATGGTGACCACGGTACAGGCCTCGGACACACTGCTGGGCCAGACCACACCCACAG GGCAGGTGTATGTGATGATGTCACCCCAGGAAGTTTTGACTGGATCCAATCAAAGGACAATCGCGCCCCGTACTCAGCCATACATAGC GAAACAAGAGGCCCCTCGGGCTTCCAGAGATGACAAACGGCGAGCACAGCATAACGAAG TTGAGCGCCGGCGGCGAGACAAAATCAACAACTGGATTGTTCAGCTGTCGAAGACAATACCAGACTGTAATGTGGACTATACCAAGACAGGACAG AGTAAAGGAGGAATCTTATCTAAAGCCTGTGATTACATCAAGGAACTCCGACAGAGCAACCATAAGATGGGGGAAGACATCGGCACTCTTGATCGTCTCAGGATTGACAACCAGCTCCTCAGACAGGAG GTGGACGACTGGAAGTCCAAGAATCAGATCCTGAGGAACCTGCTGCGACAGCACGGGGTTGTGGGATCGTCCAGCACAGACCCCCAGTGA
- the usf1 gene encoding upstream stimulatory factor 1 isoform X2: MKSQQKSPEPDGSVTISEEGSVATAEDPAAIATIQSAATFSDQPIKYLFKTEGAGGQVTYRVIQVSDGQLEAQTDGAAAVSLVTGFPATSQAVTQAVFSQSEALEGDGSAETQYTYYPATIADASTGTMVTTVQASDTLLGQTTPTGQVYVMMSPQEVLTGSNQRTIAPRTQPYIAKQEAPRASRDDKRRAQHNEVERRRRDKINNWIVQLSKTIPDCNVDYTKTGQSKGGILSKACDYIKELRQSNHKMGEDIGTLDRLRIDNQLLRQEVDDWKSKNQILRNLLRQHGVVGSSSTDPQ, from the exons ATGAAGAG ccaACAGAAGAGCCCCGAGCCTGATGGGAGTGTGACCATCAGCGAAGAAG GGTCCGTGGCCACTGCAGAGGATCCAGCTGCTATTGCCACCATTCAGTCTGCCGCCACGTTCTCTGACCAGCCCATCAAGTATCTCTTCAAGACAGAAGGAGCAGGCGGGCAG GTGACCTACAGAGTGATCCAGGTGTCAGATGGCCAGTTGGAGGCCCAGACAGACGGAGCTGCAGCGGTCAGCCTTGTCACTGGTTTCCCTGCAACCAGTCAGGCTGTCACACAG GCTGTGTTCTCCCAGTCGGAGGCGTTGGAGGGAGACGGCAGTGCTGAGACTCAGTACACGTACTACCCTGCCACCATCGCAGACGCCTCAACTGGCACAATGGTGACCACGGTACAGGCCTCGGACACACTGCTGGGCCAGACCACACCCACAG GGCAGGTGTATGTGATGATGTCACCCCAGGAAGTTTTGACTGGATCCAATCAAAGGACAATCGCGCCCCGTACTCAGCCATACATAGC GAAACAAGAGGCCCCTCGGGCTTCCAGAGATGACAAACGGCGAGCACAGCATAACGAAG TTGAGCGCCGGCGGCGAGACAAAATCAACAACTGGATTGTTCAGCTGTCGAAGACAATACCAGACTGTAATGTGGACTATACCAAGACAGGACAG AGTAAAGGAGGAATCTTATCTAAAGCCTGTGATTACATCAAGGAACTCCGACAGAGCAACCATAAGATGGGGGAAGACATCGGCACTCTTGATCGTCTCAGGATTGACAACCAGCTCCTCAGACAGGAG GTGGACGACTGGAAGTCCAAGAATCAGATCCTGAGGAACCTGCTGCGACAGCACGGGGTTGTGGGATCGTCCAGCACAGACCCCCAGTGA